Proteins from a genomic interval of candidate division KSB1 bacterium:
- a CDS encoding PAS domain S-box protein, with amino-acid sequence MKEGDAPAHLTAATASGHRDELPLLAEDRVIVISPRPDRCQLSAVLGGEVECFADLGGALQAVAREVPTVVLVESATAGGAMEVLRALHAHGQASPPVIVLSDPLLPAAERESLFAMGVEALLPQEAGPQELRTVVEAVVQARRAESRAQGMRRRLRRTQYEYQELIESVNDLIFTLDAEGRFRFLNRQVTALTGFHREDWLGQRLVDLVIADDRADTAHNLEETLQGRAKIFEMRIQCADGQVRYFSANINPIFERGQIAGVAGIARDTTQRKQLEQEIVELKNFNESIIQSMQAGLITLDLENRITSFNPAAEEILGYKAREVTGRPLEEVLPKEDCLKILPNIVGPGHSLWNRELIVPTKSGKPVHIGFSVAPRLDDHNQRVGTIISFRDISEIKRLQAEMIKMDRLASLGVLASGIAHEIKNPLAGIKTMAQSLQEESDADDHRREYLERIVRQVDRLDALLRTFFSFARPQPPVRRPHRLPDIMQEVVALVGQKMRSKGIELVTSYADDLPLVFVDFDQIQQVFLNLLLNAVDAIEERGTVHIAARPVWTTLKAIDRRRGVLPTLLQESLFVEVTVTDSGCGIAPEDLGRVFDPFFTTKPDGTGLGLSIVYRIMNEHGGEIRVESEKGKGTTFTLLIPTEG; translated from the coding sequence GTGAAGGAAGGGGATGCGCCTGCACATTTGACTGCAGCGACGGCAAGTGGGCACAGAGACGAGCTGCCCTTGCTTGCTGAGGACCGGGTCATCGTCATTTCGCCGCGACCGGACCGTTGCCAGCTATCAGCGGTGCTCGGGGGAGAAGTGGAGTGCTTCGCTGACCTGGGCGGGGCGCTGCAGGCAGTGGCGCGTGAGGTGCCGACGGTGGTCCTGGTGGAATCGGCGACCGCTGGCGGGGCAATGGAGGTGCTGCGCGCGCTGCATGCGCATGGCCAGGCGAGCCCGCCTGTGATTGTTCTTTCCGACCCATTGCTGCCAGCCGCAGAGCGAGAATCGCTTTTTGCCATGGGCGTCGAGGCGCTGTTGCCCCAAGAGGCCGGCCCGCAAGAGTTGCGCACGGTGGTGGAGGCGGTAGTGCAGGCCCGTCGGGCCGAATCGCGCGCCCAGGGGATGCGGCGGAGGCTGCGCCGCACGCAGTACGAGTATCAGGAGCTCATCGAGAGCGTCAACGACCTGATCTTCACGCTGGATGCCGAGGGGCGCTTCCGCTTCCTGAACCGCCAGGTCACTGCGCTCACCGGCTTCCATCGCGAGGACTGGCTTGGGCAGCGCCTGGTGGACCTGGTCATCGCTGACGACCGGGCCGACACAGCCCACAATCTGGAAGAGACGCTCCAGGGGCGAGCGAAGATTTTCGAGATGCGCATCCAGTGCGCCGATGGCCAGGTGCGCTATTTCTCGGCAAACATCAACCCCATTTTCGAGCGGGGACAGATTGCAGGGGTGGCCGGCATTGCTCGCGACACCACGCAGCGCAAGCAACTGGAACAGGAGATCGTCGAGCTCAAGAACTTTAACGAGAGCATCATCCAAAGCATGCAGGCCGGGCTCATCACGCTCGACTTGGAGAATCGCATCACCTCCTTCAATCCGGCGGCCGAAGAGATCCTCGGCTACAAGGCGCGGGAAGTCACTGGCCGGCCGCTGGAGGAAGTGTTGCCCAAGGAAGATTGCCTGAAGATCCTGCCCAACATTGTCGGACCCGGGCATTCGCTGTGGAACCGTGAGCTCATCGTGCCCACCAAGAGTGGCAAACCGGTGCACATTGGCTTTTCGGTGGCGCCTCGGCTGGATGACCACAATCAGCGAGTGGGCACCATCATTTCTTTTCGCGATATCTCCGAGATCAAGCGCCTGCAGGCGGAGATGATCAAGATGGACCGGCTGGCCTCCCTGGGGGTGCTGGCCTCGGGCATCGCCCATGAAATCAAGAACCCGCTGGCCGGCATCAAGACCATGGCCCAGTCGCTGCAGGAGGAGAGCGACGCCGACGACCACCGCCGGGAGTACCTGGAACGCATCGTCCGCCAGGTGGACCGCCTCGATGCGCTCTTGAGGACCTTCTTCTCGTTTGCTCGTCCGCAGCCGCCTGTGCGGCGGCCGCACCGCCTGCCAGACATCATGCAGGAGGTGGTCGCTTTGGTGGGGCAGAAGATGCGCAGCAAGGGCATTGAGCTGGTCACCTCGTACGCCGATGATTTGCCCCTTGTCTTCGTCGACTTTGACCAGATCCAGCAGGTCTTTCTCAATCTGCTGCTGAACGCCGTGGACGCCATCGAGGAGCGCGGGACTGTCCACATCGCGGCCAGGCCGGTGTGGACCACCCTGAAGGCCATCGACCGCCGCCGCGGCGTCTTGCCCACCCTGCTCCAGGAAAGCCTGTTCGTGGAGGTCACCGTGACCGATAGCGGCTGCGGCATTGCCCCAGAGGACCTGGGCCGGGTCTTTGACCCGTTTTTCACCACCAAGCCCGATGGAACCGGCCTGGGTCTTTCTATCGTCTACCGCATCATGAACGAACACGGCGGAGAGATTCGCGTGGAAAGCGAGAAGGGCAAAGGTACCACGTTTACTCTGCTAATCCCCACAGAGGGTTGA
- a CDS encoding response regulator, producing the protein MMQRLVNILVVEDEEDIAVALAGSLRTLDGVGQVTTTASAEWALAEMARRAYGLVLCDVRLKGMDGLELLSRIRQSHPHTRVLLMTAFPSDHIQLHALRLGSDGLVEKPFDLGQLRHEVSRLLRAARRELAKEPPPGTGTPVAAGTSDEPAVMRK; encoded by the coding sequence ATGATGCAACGACTTGTGAACATTCTGGTTGTGGAAGACGAAGAAGATATCGCTGTGGCACTGGCGGGCTCCCTGCGCACACTGGACGGGGTGGGTCAAGTGACGACCACCGCTTCGGCAGAATGGGCCTTGGCAGAGATGGCGAGGCGGGCTTACGGGCTCGTGCTGTGCGACGTGCGCCTCAAGGGGATGGACGGGCTTGAGCTGCTGTCGCGCATTCGCCAGAGCCATCCGCATACCCGGGTGTTGCTGATGACCGCCTTCCCCAGCGACCACATCCAGCTCCATGCCCTGCGGCTCGGCTCGGACGGGCTCGTCGAAAAGCCCTTCGACCTCGGGCAGCTGCGGCACGAGGTGAGCCGTCTGCTGAGGGCGGCACGTCGCGAGCTGGCAAAGGAGCCACCACCTGGAACCGGGACTCCGGTC
- a CDS encoding sigma-54 dependent transcriptional regulator, with amino-acid sequence MRAHLLIVEDNCDMCQTLADVLRREGYSVRTAYSGEEAIQIVEKYPVDLVLLDLRLPKMDGLQVLAHIKEIDPDVLVIMITAVSDPRPAVAAMKAGAYDYLNKPFELDELKMVVAKALETIRLKLEVSQLKAQQRLRSPLTELFGDSPQMQEVRRLIKIVSETPRTSVLIQGESGTGKELVADAIHRNSVRADKPLVKVNCAAIPENLLESELFGHERGAFTDAKTMKKGIFEMAHGGSIFLDEISSMSPALQPKLLRVLESGSFRRVGGTADIEVDVRIIAATNRDLAQCVREGTFREDLYYRLKVMVIDLPPLREHPEDIIPLAKLFLEANNREFNKNIRGIDKEAQRLLLEYPWPGNVRELKNVIERAVILCPGDLLTADLLHLGAAPFAAKPITSTTQPTSVPDALDEVEKRHILQVLEKYGGNKSMAARALNISRSTLREKLKSYGVE; translated from the coding sequence ATGCGCGCGCACCTGCTCATCGTGGAAGACAATTGCGACATGTGCCAGACGCTGGCCGATGTGCTGCGTCGGGAAGGGTACAGCGTGCGGACGGCCTATTCTGGCGAGGAGGCCATCCAGATTGTGGAAAAGTACCCGGTGGACTTGGTGCTTCTGGACCTGCGTCTGCCAAAGATGGACGGCTTGCAGGTGCTGGCGCACATTAAGGAGATCGACCCGGACGTGCTGGTGATCATGATCACCGCCGTCTCCGACCCGCGGCCGGCGGTGGCCGCCATGAAGGCAGGTGCCTACGATTACCTCAACAAGCCCTTCGAGCTGGATGAGCTGAAGATGGTGGTGGCCAAGGCGCTGGAGACCATTCGTCTGAAGTTGGAGGTCTCCCAGCTTAAGGCGCAGCAGCGGCTGCGCTCACCCCTGACGGAACTGTTTGGCGATAGCCCCCAGATGCAAGAGGTGCGGCGCCTGATCAAGATCGTCAGCGAGACGCCGCGCACCTCCGTGCTCATTCAGGGGGAGAGCGGCACCGGCAAGGAGCTCGTGGCCGACGCCATCCATCGCAACAGCGTGCGTGCGGACAAGCCTCTGGTCAAGGTCAACTGCGCCGCCATTCCGGAGAACCTGCTGGAAAGCGAGCTCTTTGGCCACGAGCGCGGCGCATTCACCGATGCCAAGACGATGAAGAAGGGCATCTTCGAAATGGCCCATGGGGGGTCCATTTTCCTGGATGAAATCTCCTCCATGAGTCCGGCGCTGCAGCCCAAGCTCTTGCGGGTGCTGGAAAGCGGCAGCTTCCGCCGTGTGGGTGGCACCGCCGACATCGAGGTGGACGTGCGCATCATCGCGGCCACCAACCGGGACCTGGCGCAGTGCGTGCGCGAAGGCACCTTCCGCGAAGACCTGTACTACCGCCTGAAGGTGATGGTCATTGACCTGCCGCCCCTGCGCGAACACCCGGAAGACATCATCCCCCTTGCCAAGCTGTTCTTGGAGGCGAACAACCGCGAGTTCAACAAGAACATCCGGGGGATCGACAAAGAAGCCCAGCGGCTGCTCTTGGAGTATCCCTGGCCAGGGAATGTGCGCGAGCTGAAGAACGTCATCGAGCGTGCAGTTATCCTGTGCCCCGGAGATCTGCTCACCGCAGACCTGCTGCATCTTGGTGCGGCGCCTTTTGCCGCCAAGCCCATCACTTCGACAACCCAGCCCACGAGCGTGCCCGACGCCCTGGACGAGGTCGAAAAACGGCACATTTTGCAGGTGCTGGAAAAGTACGGGGGGAACAAGTCGATGGCCGCTCGAGCCCTCAACATTTCCCGCTCCACCCTGCGCGAGAAGCTGAAGAGCTACGGCGTGGAATAG
- a CDS encoding response regulator: MGKDVILLIDDDPEMQRLAKRVFGDPVYDLRIAETAEEGLRKLREVNPDIIILDFALPDFDGEEFVEIIRYDPNYAKWSAVPILMLTARAEFYGRAERFFGMGVLAFLVKPFGRHELLNIVDNLIRRSRYEQRFGRGTQAAAKPVSPVPPEELEESISTIAGLTKAVLERQPCGLSEDQRLDLSAIYNRCRSLLRMMAAAQGGNGGPGKNPFGFGMAGQTP; the protein is encoded by the coding sequence ATGGGAAAAGATGTTATCCTCCTCATTGACGACGACCCGGAAATGCAACGGTTGGCAAAGAGGGTATTTGGCGACCCCGTCTATGACCTGCGCATTGCCGAGACTGCCGAAGAGGGGCTGCGGAAGCTGCGCGAAGTGAACCCCGACATCATCATCTTGGACTTTGCATTGCCCGACTTTGACGGCGAAGAGTTTGTGGAAATTATCCGCTACGACCCCAACTATGCGAAATGGAGCGCGGTGCCGATCCTCATGCTGACCGCTCGGGCGGAATTCTACGGGCGGGCTGAGCGTTTCTTCGGCATGGGGGTCCTGGCCTTTCTAGTGAAACCCTTCGGCCGCCACGAACTCCTCAACATCGTCGATAACCTGATTCGCCGCAGTCGCTATGAGCAACGCTTCGGGCGGGGGACGCAGGCGGCAGCCAAGCCGGTGTCGCCGGTGCCCCCGGAGGAATTGGAGGAGTCCATCAGCACCATTGCTGGCTTGACCAAAGCGGTGCTTGAGCGGCAACCGTGCGGCCTTTCCGAAGACCAGCGGCTCGACCTTTCCGCAATCTACAATCGCTGCCGCAGTCTGTTGCGCATGATGGCTGCCGCCCAAGGTGGCAACGGCGGACCAGGTAAGAACCCGTTTGGCTTCGGCATGGCAGGTCAGACACCATGA